A region from the Fusarium musae strain F31 chromosome 1, whole genome shotgun sequence genome encodes:
- a CDS encoding hypothetical protein (EggNog:ENOG41), whose amino-acid sequence MSGTESGASEATVIESAIDVRSAVGRIFTASFPSDDSDTESTLVTRRRPSSHTSMGEDTENDASPRRHSHSKTMTDSGTTRTIPNSIRITVTKNTVIFTSKLPSSSTPIESITETTVDTIPTSSFQSTPAQGPTETDASSLSADDSDTGGPSIGLIVGGVVGGVVALALIVLVVIILRRRKDTDGQLDSADMPYNNFDEKEEKSYLSRMLSRSTNKGGTDPFAPFGGRIDRVDDPLRPPPGTFEMDATENVVHELPTATFSDAQGNVSQTGGHAAAGQPDRPIQNGPAAAPEYPPATMYPVDPRANLNATLEDRQQKHFVNHWNQYKSLGDDANQGS is encoded by the exons ATGTCAGGCACCGAGAGCGGTGCTTCAGAGGCCACTGTTATTGAGAGCGCCATAGATGTGAGGTCTGCTGTTGGGAGAATTTTCACTGCGAGCTTTCCTTCAGATGACTCTGACACCGAAAGCACTCTCGTGACTCGAAGACGACCCTCTTCACACACCAGCATGGGCGAAGATACTGAAAACGATGCTTCCCCTCGTAGACATTCACACTCGAAGACCATGACAGACTCGGGTACTACTCGTACAATCCCTAATTCGATTCGAATTACGGTGACCAAGAATACGGTTATATTCACCAGCAAGCTGCCTTCCAGCAGCACACCCATTGAATCAATCACCGAGACCACGGTCGATACAATCccaacctcctccttccaGAGTACGCCGGCACAGGGCCCTACTGAGACAGATGCCTCAAGCCTTTCAGCAGATGACAGCGACACTGGAGGTCCTTCCATTGGCCTCATTGTGGGAGGCGTAGTTGGGGGTGTTGTGGCTCTAGCTCTCATAGTTCTTGTTGTGATTATTCTTCGTCGTCGCAAAGATACCGACGGGCAACTTGACAGCGCTGACATGCCCTACAACAACTTTGAtgaaaaggaggaaaagagcTACCTCAGTCGGATGTTGTCACGCAGCACCAACAAGGGAGGCACCGATCCGTTCGCACCATTTGGAG GCCGTATCGACAGAGTAGACGACCCCCTCCGCCCACCCCCTGGCACTTTTGAGATGGACGCCACAGAAAACGTTGTCCATGAGCTTCCAACAGCTACTTTCAGCGACGCCCAAGGAAATGTGTCTCAAACAGGAGGTCATGCGGCTGCCGGCCAGCCAGACCGTCCTATCCAAAATGGACCTGCTGCAGCACCTGAATATCCCCCAGCAACCATGTATCCTGTTGACCCTCGGGCCAACCTCAACGCCACTCTTGAAGATCGCCAACAAAAACACTTTGTCAACCACTGGAACCAGTATAAATCCCTGGGGGATGATGCGAATCAAGGGTCATGA